The sequence below is a genomic window from Bos taurus isolate L1 Dominette 01449 registration number 42190680 breed Hereford chromosome 7, ARS-UCD2.0, whole genome shotgun sequence.
AGAAGTCTTTCAGGGAATAGACACATTGAAGAATCAAACTGCACAAGGGGATGCTGtgaaaaaaatattccaaaacTTGTCTTTAATAAAAGAATACATAGACCTCCAAAAAGTAAGCTAAAAACATTTAGTGGAAACTGAAGTATACTTGTCTGGCTTTGCCTACATTTATGGGGATTGACAGTTTCCTACAATGCTTATTGTCTGTTCTTTTCACAGAGGAAGTGTGGAGGAGAAAGATGGAGAGTGAAACAATTCCTAGACTACCTGCAAGTTTTTCTTGGTGTGATTAACACAGAGTGGACAATGGAAAGTTGAGATCTACCTCTTTCACTGTAGTGAAAGTttctggaggaggagaaggaggtttTAATGCAACAAGGATGAGGGCCAACCAATGGTGGAGCCTTAATATTCAGTGTAATTAAACTTCAGAagcaaagtaaatattttaggcataCAACAGTTTTACCTCACACAGGCAGAAAgtgcataaaaacaaaaaatttaagttGTATTTCAGATGTCAGAATCACTGAAGTATTTTCCACCAGTTTGCTCCAGGcaaaatagatacatatatatatatatatatatactttctatCTTATTTAACATAACATTTTGTAAAATGTCtgttaatttaatattatttatgaaataattgagaacttagaaaattaatatttatttcaccttaagctatgtttcaataaaacaaaaatagacaaccCTAGTTCAGTTTGTTGCTGGCCTTTGTCTTACTCCTGAAGTGAGCACAATCTGGGTGAGACCATGCTGAGTTTGAAGGTCTTTCCCATTTCCTGGGTGGCAGACGTGGCAGGTTGCTAGGTGTACTGTGGGTGGATGTGACCCAGTGGGACTGAATGGGGAAGGAGGCAGCAGGGACACGGGCAgaggctgaagcctggcttctgcTCCACTCTGCCCAGAGACTAGGATGGTGCAGGCTAAATGGCAGGTGAggcatgaatgagtgaatgaacgaatgaatgattATGAGGGCTGGCCAGAGAATTCAAATGAGTTTCACCACTTTGCTAGGAGAGGAGGGCACTgtaggaatctgtatttaggtCTCTTTCCAGTCTATGAGAAGCACGTTGCAGACCAGTCGCACTGCCAGTGTGGGGAAGGGGCTGGAAATGCTCTTTGTGGAGCCCGGAGCACTGTGGACCTTGGGGAGTTTTTCACCACACCTGACATTGTGGCCTAACAACGGGCAGAGAAGCACTGGTAGGCAGTTATAACGGGGAGACTGTTCTAGAGGTGCCCACCGTCTATATTCCCAGGGAAGAACAGCATTAGGCAGAACAACAACCCAATCAGCCTGTTTACCACTATCGGTACCATATTTGAAAGTTCCTCTGCTTGAGGAAATTTCTGAAGGATTCAGAAAATACGTGTTTTAAAGATGTACTTTAAAACTGAAATctggggttcgatctctgatctgggaagatcccacaggccacggaacaactaagcccatgtgccacagctactgaacctgtaatctagagcctgggagccgcaactactgaagcccacatgccctgcagcccatgctctgcaacaagtcACAGGAATGAGAAGCCCTCCAACCATAACAAGAGCAcagcccccgctcaccgcaactagagaaaagcctgaacagccagaaataaattaaaaacaaaacaaaacaaaaacctgagaCCTGAAGGAGAGGCCCAGTAACAACATTTATTATGCCACTAATTCCTTCCTTCGTTTACTGATCACAGGTCCAGTACAGTGAGCTGGGAGAGTGCTGCACACATGTTCTAGAGGGGCTTACAGATGGTGCCCTTAACCTGGCATTAGCTGCGTGGATTGCACATGTTGTGCTCCACTGCTTGTGTGACAGAACTACTCCTGCTGTTTCTGGGAGTGGGAGAGGGGCCAGGGCCATCACACACAGACTCCCAGTGGGAGAATGCAAGTCCTTTTGTGCAAGAAGACGcatttgccttccagtgcaaacTCAGGCAAGGTGGTCAGCACTCTGCTGTGTCTTAGGTTCCCAATCTGTGCACCCACTAAGCTCCAAGAGCTGGGGCTGAGCTGATTAAGAGATGTCAGCACAGCACCACGCTGAGTACTCTCGAAACTGACAGGAAACAGGAAACTCAATTTGAGAAGAGACTGAATGTCAGTTTAACTcaagtcagcaaatatttattgagctcccaTATGTTCCAGGATTGTTCTAGGAACTAGGATTCATCAGTGAATAAACAGGACAAAATTCCCTGCCCTTGTAAACGTATGTGtctgtgttaagttgcttcagtcatgtcctgttCTTTGCggtcccgtggactgtaacccattaggcttctctgtctatggaattctccaggcaagaacactggagtgggctgccatttcctcctctaggggatcttcctgacccagggatcaagtctgtatctcctgtgtctcctacatcacagattctttactgctgagtcaaaCAGGgaaactatacatatatatatatacattagtttatatatacatatatatgtatatgctgctgctgctgctgctaagtcacttcagtcgtgtccaactctgtgcgaccccatagacagcagcccaccagactccactgggactctccaggcaagaacactggaatgggttgccatttccttctccaatgcatgaaagtgaaaagtgaaagtgaagtcgctcagtcgtgtccgacccttagcatggactgcagcctaccaggtcctccgtccacgggaccttccaggcaagagtactggagtggggtgccattgccttctctgatatatgtatataactctctctctatatatatctaatggaatactacttagccataaaaagaatgaaaatttgccatttgtaacatggatggacctggagggtattatgcttagtgaattaaatcagacaaagaaagacaaatactgtgtgttatcacttatatgcagaatctaaaaaagtaaacaggtgaatgtaacaaaaaagaaacagactcgtggatatagagaacaaactggttaccagtggagaggaGCCGGCAGGGGAGGCAATATTGAGGTAATGATTAAGAGGCACaaagtactatgtataaaataaataagctacaaggatatgttATACAGTACAGGGAATACAGTAAATATTGTATAATCATAtaagtggagtataatctatacaAATTTTGAATCAGTATATTGTAGACCTGAAacaaataatattgtaaatcaactgtacctcaatttttaaaataaaaataaaattaatttggcAAGAAAAAACGGTCATTTTCCCACTTCTTTATCAAGGTCCAATATAGTTATTGTGGATTTAAGGCTGGAATATCCTATCTAAAGTCCTACTCATCAACTCTTACCAATCTACCAGTCTCAGAGAAGCCAAAAGCTGTAAGGGTTGCATGGCACTCACAGAAATGGAACTTCTTACACCTACCAAGGATTTTTAAGGTGGAAACAATGATTCCCCAGCTAAGTCTGTAAAACAATTCCAATCAGGTGGGCCCTGGTCAGGGATAGGGGGACTCCTACGAGTTATATGAACCACTTCCTCACCTAGGCCTGACTACTGTGGAGCTCCAGAACCTAGGACAGCAGAGGAgagggcctggcaggctccaggTTACAGAAGGACTTGCATGAGTCTTGTTTGCCCTCTCAAAAGCTTATTCCAATAAAAGAGCATCTATTTGCTCTCTGCCTTAGTGACGCTGCTGTTAATGGCCAGTGGGAGGCACCAGATTGAGATATCAGGCTAAGTTTTGGAGGGACACAGAGGAACCTTCCCAGAGAACACCTTAACACAATGCGTTTAAAACCAAAGCCCCCTCTCTGTCATCCATCCCCATCTCCTcaaagctactgctgctgctcttGCTTGTCCTTCTTTGTCCTTTTCCTTCGAGGTTCCCTACTTGGCTAATACAATCATGACTACCttcgtatttaacttatatttagagtacatcacgagaaacactggaagaaacacaagctggaatcaagattgctgggagaaatatcaataacttcagatatgcagatgacaccacccttatggcagaaagtgaagaggagctaaagagcctcctgatgaaagtgaaagaagagagtgaaaaagttggcttaaagctcaacattcagaaaactaagattatggcatccggtcccatcacttcatggcaaatagatggggaaacggtggaaacagtggctgactttattttgggggggggcctccaaaatcactgcagatggtgactgcagccatgaaattaaaagacacttactccatggaaggaaagttatgaccaacctagacagcatattaaaaatcagagacattactttgccgacaaaggtctgtctagtgaaggctatggtttttccagtagtcatgtatggatgtgagagttggactctaaagaaagctgagtgccaaagaattgatgcttttgatctgtggtgttggagaagactcttgagagtcccttggactgcaaggaggtccaaccagtccatcctaaaggagatcagtcctgagtgttcattggaggactgatattgaaactgaaactccaatactttggccacctgatgtgaagagctgactcatttgtaaagaccctgatgctgggaaggattgagggcaggaggagaaggggacgacagaggatgagatggctggatggcatcaccgactcgatggacatgagtttgggtaaactccgggagctggtaatggacagggaggcctggcgtgctgcagtccatggggtctcaaagagttggatacgactgagtgactgaactgaactgaaccttcctATCATCCTTCTGGAAGACTCCCTGACTTTAAACCTCTGTGCCCTTCCATCAACCATTCAGCTTCTGGAATGTCTCTCTGATTCCCCGTCTCCATCGGTGCCTCAGTTGAGGCCCTCACCTGTCACCTAGACTAAGCCATCACCAGCTCCCTACTTCAGGCTCTTCCCACACCTGCCAAGTCAGGGCTGTTGATAAAATAGACTCATGTCCACATGTCACTGCTGCAAACAAAACCCTCTGGCTCTCAAGTCCATTTTCTTTACAGGTCATACCATTGTCCCTTCCAAGCGCTACCATTCAGAAACACAGGCATCTCTCATTAAACATTGCTTGAAAGAAAATGCTGAACAGAGGCCTCATTACCATCATTTTAAATGGGAAAACTTTTCATGCATTACATCTTAATCCAAAATCCTCAACCAattttccaaaacataaaacacagtAAAATGCCTGTGTATAACCAACAAGCTGACATATTAGgctgtaaaatattttaaggtttatatttctgtatttgtttgtttaataaattGTAGTGAAATAAgactgtaaaatatttaaaactgtacTTCCTGATCATGAAACCATTACTATGGCTTCTTTATCCTAATAATGTGCTACATGTCCCCTTAGTTGACATTCTGAGCCTTTCCAGTTGTTTTCTGTGAACTTCGATATGCTACCAATTATATTGGGAATAAACCTAAAGGTTTTCTCTGTTGAGCTCCCTGCCTCATCACTCTGTTTAAAAATGCATCAGGGTTGGGGGACATATACATAGTATTGTATTTTGAAAGGCATATGTGTTCTATGAATAAATGTTCTATGTGGAAAACTGGGAAGAAGTTCTGTAGGGAACGCAAGCTCTTCCCAGCATACCTGGGACTTTTTTCACCTCTGTGCCTTTACTCACCCTGTCTCAGTACGTCTGTCTTTTCCTACGCAGGGAACCTGCAATTATCCTTTGGATGTTTTCATTCATCCCTCTATCTCCACTCTCACAGCCAGGCTCCAATACTAGCTAATTACACTAATTAGTTACACTAATATCTTTGATTCTCTCTCTGCCTAGCCCAGCAGTATTAGATGCCCTGCATTACTTTCGGCATTCCTCTATCAGagaccttgtttttattttattttttttggctgcatctctACAGAACAGCTTGTCAGATTTTGGCTCCCTGACCAGCAATGGgacctgggccctcagcaatgaaagtgcagtcttaacccctggactagcCAGAGAATTCCCATTTTAGAGCTCTTGTTTTTATATTGCAGTCTTTCAGATCCATCTTATACAACTCTGAATATGCATCAGTCAGAATCATCTAGAGGATGCTAAAGTAATAAATTACCTCTGGATCCCAGCGGAGGGAGACAAGGGGAGTTTCTTTCTTAATTGCACTGTGGGTGTCAACTGGACAGCCCTGCACAGCAGCTGTCCTCCATGGGTTGGCTCAGTGTTCAGGACGCTTCCATCCCAGGGTGCTGCCATACCAATAGCTGCCGGCTGTCCAATGGTTaaccactgcaaggggcatgggtctgatccttgttcagggaactaagatcctgcatgttgcgtggtttcaccaaaaaacaaaaaaacaaaacaattgctTTTTTCCATTATCTTTGGAGAATCACACCTCAGTTCTAGAAATCATACCATCACATGGAGGCAGGAAGACACACATCAAGTCTCAGCAAGTATGTCTGCCCATCACATCCTGCAGAAGCattgaaaggagaaagaataCCTTAGAACAGTCCAGAGAAAGGGCAAAGGAGAGGGGAGCTGATATGCTgggctcccttttctctcccATACCCCATTAGTCAAGGTTTACTCTACCGGAGCTTCCCTCCCTGTACTTTCAAGTCACATCACCTGGTCATCAGCAGCCACACGAGAGGCCAGACCTCATTTCACAGTGTGACATTCCATCTACATCTGCAAGAGAGGGCATACAAACATGTGTCCTATTCCAGACAGGAATTCCCAAAACTGATGCCAGAAGGCAAAGGAACCCAGAAGGGTTCTACAACCAATAAAGAAATCTGATCAATCATCTaaaatcttcccacaaagaaTACACAAAGGCCAGAGAGTTCTCTTGGTAAGTCTCCACAAATTTCCAAGTCAACATGTAATTCCAAACATACATAAacttttacagaaaataaaatggaatactttACAGCTCATTTTATGAAACTAATACATACTGTAGTAAAATCTGAGGGGGATTGTATAAGAATAGAAAATTATGATCCTAAACTcatgaacatggatgcaaaaacTGTAAACAAATGTTATCAATTCATGTCCAGTACgtataaaaatatattgtgtAATAAACTAAGTTGAATTTATTTCAAGAATTCAAGATTAACTAGATTACAAATCCATTAATATAATTTACCACATTAACCAAAGAGATAAACTGCATTATATTGATGAAAtaaaacaattactgaaatttaaaatccATTTATTGTAACTACTTTCAGCAGGGTTGAAATAGAAAGAAATGTCTTTCAACTGATAAGCTTACAGCAAATACCACACTCAATGGTGATGACTAAATGTATTTCTTAGAAAGTGTGGACCATGCAAGAAAACCTGTAGGACCACTGAAGGTAGGTGTGAACTGCACAGTCAGCAGGAAGCACCGTTTATATCACAGACATTGCAGATTGTAGATTTGAATATGAATCATGAGGGTTTCCTAGTCTCTAGGAAAGACGGTGTGGCCAGTATATTACATCATCTTCCTTCACGTCTTTCTTACCTCACTTCCCCGTTCTCCTCAGCATCACCAACCTAGGCTTATAACTGCCAAATAAAGTGTCAGCTCTCCAATCCTTGCCTCACGTTCTGCTTTCTGAGGAGAACTGGGCCATGACAATCGGTATCAGGTGTGATGAATCCTTGGAATGGAATTTTGGAGTTGGATCACTCACCTCTGTAGAATAATAAGAGCTTTTTTTGCTGAGAATACGTGGACTGGCAATAACTTCTGATGTGTAGAGGCTTGGGAATGTCTTAAGCTTTAAACTCTGGCTAATTTGGGTGAAGGGAAAATGGAGAACAAGGCAATGGCAGTTAAAGTGGCCGGGAACTTATGGGAACCATGTTGTTAATAATTACAAGGATTGCAGAGTACTCTCCTGACCTTACCAAAAGAGAATGAATGATGGGTTCAGGACAATCCAATTTCACTCTAAGATATGCTCCAATTGCTAGAATATTCTATAGCAACTTTAAAGGAGGCCCTTATCTCCTACAGTCTCAGGGCCAATAATCAGAGTCAGATCTCAGATAGCCTGTATAATTTAAGGCCCAATTAGAAGACAGAAAGTGTACTGGTTACTTTAATAGAATTGAATATTAATAACTGTTAAGCAGGTATTTGAATACAGGGAGCGCAAAAAGGGAACAAGAAGGTATTTCATGAAGCTAGCGGCTGTTGGAAGCAGGTCTCACCCCTATGGCTGGGAGTCGAATGGAAGGAGTAGAAATATTAAAACCTAGAACCTTGGAGGGCCTGAAACTcaggcccctggaggaggggcactGCCCTACTGACGGTAGTATTTCTGAGCCAGGGGAGAAAAGGGGTCTCTGGGGATGGGATCCAGACCTCTGAGAGGGTGCCAGGTGGCTGGTGCTGGGATCTCAAAGGGAGATGAGTTTGTGCCGAGGTTGGTTCTATGAATGTTGGAAAACCTGCAAAGTGTAATCACTTGCTGCTACCGGAACAAACTGCTACAGCCAGGGTTAACCTCAGGGTTAGGAATACGAATATCAAAGATGCGAGTAGGAAGCAAAAATAAGGACTAGGAAACAAACAGGAAGAGGCAAGTCCCTTCTTCCTCCAGCTTCCTTGTCTAGCACCCGCTATCAACAGATTCTAACAGAAAAACAGCTGGCAAAGAAGAAGTTGGTCTGCGGAACCCAGTCCTAGCCGAGCATAGAAGGCAGGTGTGAAGCTGAAAGGCAAGGGCTTCAAAACTGACATTCAGTCTTGGCAGGGAAGCAACAGGCCCGCAGAAGCTCACTAATATGCGCTGTCCAAATTCAGAGCACAGCGGACCTAAGGCTCTCAGTCTAGAAGAATACAGAGTTGAGCAGGGCTGAGTTCACTGACAATGCGGGCTACTCACTGTGACTCAGGATTTAATGTTTTGGCAAGAACTCTTGGAGCCGATCCTGACAGTTTGCTGGAATGGCGCTCTGAAACCTGACCTCGATGATGGCCTACGAAATAGTGAAGCCAGAACTTCCTTTCTGTAGTGTTGAAGCTCTATGTTCCCTAGACTCTAGGGCCTAGGGAACACAGGGGATGCTCTTTCACTAACACAGCAATAGTAACTTCACTAACACTAGTGAGGAAAACAGGCATCATGACACAGCTTGGTAGTGGATGTTCTCTGTAAGCTGGGTGGAAGGTGGGGGATGCCGCCATTGACACGAGCTTCCTAATATCAATGGGCGTGATGGGATCCCTGGAGTGGCAGTGGTCAGTTTGGGAGTACATGGTCATCAGAGGCAAGGTGGACATCATTCTACAACTGGCAGCCAGGCCATAGTGGCAGTCAGGGTCCCTTGATCTTTGACTCTCAGGGATTTATTGTGATGGCTATTACATTCAGTTGCTCTTAGAGCAAGAAAGATGGATTATCAAATGCCATTCAATGTACAGTCATCCCTCAGGCTTAAGCAGACCAGCTTTCACAAACTAGCCCtttggctgtagcccaccaggctcctctgtccacgggattctcaggcaagaatactggagtgggtagccattcccttctccagcggaatcttcccaatccaaggatggaacccagatctcctgctttgcaggcagattctttactgtttgaactacccaggaagccctaaaAACAATTAGGAAAGTTggttaaatagtttttaaaatctcttttaaaaatcagagcacaacaaggcaataaagacttaaaatagCAAAGCCCAGAGAGAGGGAAACTTAGAAGTGAGCCAGTCATGGCATAGCTTTTAACTTGAGGCATTTACTGACTAATAAGCATTGGTCATACTcagctgaatgcagaggtccagagaatagcaaggagagataagaaggccttcttaaatgaacaatggaagtaaatagaggaaaataacagaatgggaaagattagagatattttcaagaaaattggaaatatcaagggaacatttcatgcaaagatgggcacaataaaggacagaaacagtaaagaactaacagaagcagaagagattaagagaaagtcacaagaatacacaggaaaactatacaaaaaagggggtcttaatgacctggataaccatgatagtgtggttactcacctagagccagatatcctggagtgtgaagtcaagagggccttaggaagcattactatgaacaaagctagcagaggtgatgaaattccagctgaattacttaaaatcctaaatgatgatgctgttcaagtgctgcactcaatatgtcagcaaatttggaaaattcagcagtggtcacaggactggcaaaggtcagttttcattccaatcccaaaaaaggacaatgccaaagaatgttcaaactaccatacaattgtgctcatctcacatgctagcaaggtaatgctcaaaatcctttcagctaggcttcagcagtgtgtgaactgagagcttccagatatacaagctgtgtttcaaagaggcagagaatatgtgtgtgctaagtcgcttcagttgtgtctgactctttgcaactctatggagtatagcccaccaggctcctctgaccacaggttctccaggcaagaatcctggagtgggttgtcatttcctactctaaggatcttcccaacccagggattgaaactctgtctcttatgtctcctgcattggcaggcagattctttactgccagtGCCTCCTGGGAGGGAgcggaacaagagatcaaatggCCTAcgtttgttggatcatggagaaagcaaaggagttccagaaaaacatctgcttcattgactctgctaaagcctttgacagtatggatcacaacaaactgtggaaaattcttaaagagatgggagtaccagaccaccttacctgtctcctgagaaacctatttgcaggccaagaagcaacagttagaaccagacatggaacaatggactggtttcaaattgggaaaggagtacatcaaggctgtatactgtcaccctgcttatttaacttatgtgcagagtacattatacGAATTGCTGGGTTGGATgacttacaagctggaatcaggattgccaggagaaatatcaacaactcaAACAcgcaggtgataccactctaatggcaaaaagtgaagaggaact
It includes:
- the IL5 gene encoding interleukin-5 precursor; this encodes MRMHLHLTLVALGAAYVCANAVESTMNRLVAETLTLLSSHRTLLIGDGNLMIPTPQHTNHQLCIEEVFQGIDTLKNQTAQGDAVKKIFQNLSLIKEYIDLQKRKCGGERWRVKQFLDYLQVFLGVINTEWTMES